From a single Mobula hypostoma chromosome 13 unlocalized genomic scaffold, sMobHyp1.1 SUPER_13_unloc_1, whole genome shotgun sequence genomic region:
- the LOC134341275 gene encoding cell adhesion molecule 3-like, translating into MLLRVVALTCWLTPLIRGNLPVDCGLEEAELLCPVTKDEKVQERGTVTLRCTVQENDNSSLQWSNPTQQTLYFDDKKALRDNRISLVYYSWHELTISISNMSLKDEGNYTCSIFTKPVRTAVARVEVWAVPKKPEISGYRGPIAEGRTITLMCNTTGSRTLPSIHWFKGNEELQGYSIHQGESTDQQTSVLSLVNITVSREDNGALIICALDQPAIDNNDYKTQQKIEVYYSPTVEIRESKAVPEEGADFMLRCIGRGNPEPSFFTWVRFNGDLSEYAFVRNENLTFTNLNKTDAGVYRCEAKNIIGTGGKNYTLTVHDPLSQVTQSSIDHAVIGGIVAVIVFIVLCLFIVLVRYLIRHKGTYLTHEAKGLDDAPDADTAIINAEVGHSSSEEKKEYFI; encoded by the exons AGGCCGAGTTGCTGTGCCCAGTCACCAAGGacgagaaggtacaggagcgcGGCACAGTGACCCTGCGTTGTACGGTCCAGGAGAACGACAACTCCTCCCTGCAGTGGTCGAACCCTACCCAGCAGACCCTCTACTTCGATGACAAgaaag CACTGCGAGACAATCGGATCTCCCTGGTCTACTACTCATGGCACGAACTCACCATCAGCATCAGTAATATGAGCTTGAAGGATGAGGGCAACTACACCTGCTCCATCTTCACCAAGCCTGTCCGCACAGCAGTGGCGAGAGTGGAGGTCTGGG CTGTTCCCAAGAAGCCAGAGATTTCGGGATACCGTGGTCCGATTGCAGAAGGACGGACGATCACACTGATGTGTAACACCACAGGCAGTAGGACACTCCCCAGCATCCATTGGTTCAAGGGCAATGAAGAACTGCAAG GTTACTCCATCCACCAGGGGGAATCCACTGACCAGCAAACCTCTGTTCTCAGCCTGGTGAACATCACCGTGTCACGGGAGGACAACGGTGCCCTCATCATATGTGCACTGGACCAACCGGCCATCGACAACAACGACTACAAGACACAACAGAAGATTGAAGTTTACT ATTCCCCAACTGTTGAGATCCGGGAGTCCAAAGCTGTTCCTGAGGAAGGTGCAGATTTTATGCTGCGTTGTATTGGAAGAGGAAACCCAGA ACCCAGCTTCTTCACTTGGGTCCGTTTTAACGGGGATCTGTCTGAATATGCATTTGTCCGGAACGAGAAcctgaccttcactaatctgaatAAGACTGACGCAGGAGTCTATCGCTGTGAAGCCAAGAACATCATTGGGACTGGTGGCAAGAACTACACACTGACAGTGCATG aTCCTCTTTCACAGGTCACCCAGTCGAGCATTGACCACGCTGTCATCGGTGGGATTGTGGCCGTCATTGTCTTCATCGTACTGTGTCTCTTCATCGTTCTGGTCCGCTATCTGATCAGACACAAGG GCACCTACCTGACTCACGAGGCCAAGGGCTTGGATGATGCTCCAGATGCTGACACAGCCATCATTAACGCGGAGGTGGGTCACTCCAGCTCGGAGGAGAAGAAGGAGTATTTCATTTAG